The nucleotide sequence CCGGATTCATATTTTGCAAAGCCCTTAGGCCCACCGCCTAAGATTTCCGCCATTTCTTCCTGTGTAAGATTAAGCTTTTTACGGATTCTCTTTATCTCTTCTCCAGTTAATAACTCATCAATCTTACGCTGGAAATCTTTCAGAATTCTCCCTGATTCTTTTAAGGTTGTCTTATCGACGATTGCCTCTCCACATTCACCGCACTTATAGGTGACATAATTGGGAACAGTTATGGTCTCGCCCTTATATTCGAAGGTTTCGTTACCAACTTGCTTCTTTAATGTCCCAACACCGCAGATAGGGCATTTCTGGGATTTCATTTTATTTATCTCCTTCCTCATCTTTCTTAAATTGA is from bacterium and encodes:
- a CDS encoding type II toxin-antitoxin system MqsA family antitoxin, encoding NLRKMRKEINKMKSQKCPICGVGTLKKQVGNETFEYKGETITVPNYVTYKCGECGEAIVDKTTLKESGRILKDFQRKIDELLTGEEIKRIRKKLNLTQEEMAEILGGGPKGFAKYESGQVCQSKGMDNLLRILDAYPSTLNVIQKSQKRKFALHKEESKVIDFEEYKNLKKKYKTKASEFSIQTEGVTNGTQV